In Microbacterium esteraromaticum, the following proteins share a genomic window:
- a CDS encoding glycosyltransferase, translated as MTKLGALANMQGADAEYARRLLIGGHGNLETFTLQNRTRATRDAYALAISRGTLHYGALLARVFYEAANEPLAQSMPMSQFDPKSFFSLTRIMANQATGASETYEAVQMYKAGMRAFGLKTLSRTDRLIFLEAIASLGHAKDVQKYAQLLKVKSLDRNQLNLLAANSLAANRLAEHSRKPSDAWLDLVNAGYRQTGIETLSFAPGDDPLFDRILCGAAEHILDGPKVTVIVPTFNSGPRIATALRSLVNQTWRNLEILVMDDASPAENDRFLLEWQERDSRIRVHRMPENGGTYRARNFAVTQLATGQFITVHDDDDWSHPRKIETQVSELLADPSLVANMSLLSRATPELIFTRINNNPVFTQPNYSSLMFRRDPVVDEIGHWDLVNRSADAEFHDRLRTAYPTGTSVAGTDVLSFLRVRSGSLTSGEIARGYIDRRRVWYQQSSRDWHQRAAGDRRALFMPAFPDTARPFSAPTNMIGSKHDKGALEVDILYVTDFRFPGGNSSLAATEIELLVAKGHRVALMQMASPVNSARAVIQPRFLAISNDPLVSIVSPVDEVRARLTIVRHPSVLQYPEAARSGVETDELVVIVNHAPFGRDGLGSIYDLPRTVETAEVIFGRPAKYVAESAVIKASLRGLISPGSVLATTWPGIITAPPTAGEAPAPTRTIGRHSRDHALKWPETASRLLGSYPDSAEYDVRILGGAETAENVLGELPQNWTVHDFGSIAPMEFLRQLPFWVYQHHSSLTESFGMAAVEAMAAGCVVIMPPYTRPTFEDGAVYCEAQDVTATIDKFIEEPELYFAQRARAVDFVAKQFSPAAFYARIDALLG; from the coding sequence GTGACGAAGTTGGGCGCACTGGCCAACATGCAGGGAGCCGACGCCGAGTATGCGCGCCGCCTGCTGATCGGTGGCCATGGGAACCTCGAAACATTCACGCTTCAGAATCGCACTCGTGCGACGCGTGACGCTTACGCGCTGGCGATATCCCGTGGCACCTTGCACTACGGAGCACTGCTCGCGCGCGTGTTCTACGAGGCCGCGAACGAACCTCTTGCGCAGTCGATGCCGATGTCGCAGTTCGACCCCAAGTCGTTCTTTTCGTTGACTCGCATAATGGCGAATCAGGCGACTGGTGCGAGCGAGACCTACGAAGCAGTACAGATGTACAAGGCCGGAATGCGAGCGTTCGGTCTGAAGACACTCTCGCGCACCGACCGCCTGATTTTCCTGGAGGCCATCGCGTCGCTTGGTCACGCCAAGGATGTGCAGAAATACGCACAGCTCCTGAAAGTGAAGTCGCTGGACCGCAATCAACTCAATCTTCTCGCCGCCAACAGTCTCGCTGCGAACCGACTGGCAGAGCACTCTCGCAAACCCTCCGACGCGTGGCTCGACCTCGTCAACGCCGGCTATCGCCAGACCGGCATCGAGACCCTCTCGTTCGCCCCTGGCGATGATCCGCTGTTCGATCGCATCCTCTGCGGCGCCGCCGAGCATATTCTGGACGGCCCTAAGGTCACAGTGATCGTTCCCACGTTCAACAGCGGTCCTCGCATCGCGACGGCTCTTCGGTCTCTGGTCAATCAGACATGGCGAAACCTCGAGATCCTCGTGATGGACGACGCCTCGCCCGCAGAGAACGACCGTTTCCTCCTCGAGTGGCAGGAGCGGGATTCGCGTATCCGGGTTCATCGGATGCCGGAGAACGGCGGCACGTACAGAGCGCGCAACTTCGCAGTCACCCAGTTGGCGACGGGGCAGTTCATCACCGTGCACGATGATGACGACTGGTCACACCCTCGGAAGATCGAAACGCAGGTTTCGGAACTTCTCGCTGACCCGTCTCTCGTCGCCAACATGTCACTCTTGTCGCGGGCGACCCCCGAGCTCATCTTCACGCGCATCAACAACAACCCGGTGTTCACCCAGCCGAACTATTCGTCGCTGATGTTCCGGCGCGATCCGGTGGTCGACGAAATTGGTCATTGGGACCTCGTCAACCGAAGTGCAGATGCGGAGTTCCACGATCGTCTCAGAACGGCCTACCCGACGGGCACATCCGTCGCGGGAACGGATGTGCTCTCCTTCCTGCGGGTGAGATCCGGATCACTGACATCAGGGGAGATCGCCCGGGGATACATCGACCGGCGAAGAGTCTGGTATCAGCAGTCGTCGCGCGACTGGCACCAGCGCGCTGCCGGTGATCGGCGGGCACTGTTCATGCCTGCTTTCCCAGACACCGCAAGGCCATTCTCTGCTCCCACGAACATGATCGGCTCCAAGCACGACAAGGGTGCGCTCGAGGTCGATATTCTCTACGTCACCGACTTCAGGTTCCCCGGCGGCAACTCCTCCCTTGCTGCCACCGAGATCGAGCTTCTCGTCGCGAAGGGCCACCGTGTAGCACTCATGCAGATGGCCTCCCCGGTGAACTCCGCGCGCGCGGTCATCCAGCCTCGATTCCTAGCCATCTCCAATGATCCGCTGGTTTCGATCGTGTCGCCCGTTGATGAGGTGCGAGCGCGTCTGACGATCGTTCGGCACCCTTCCGTGCTGCAGTACCCGGAGGCAGCCCGCTCTGGAGTCGAAACCGACGAGCTGGTGGTGATCGTCAATCACGCACCTTTCGGTCGGGATGGTCTGGGATCGATCTACGACCTCCCTCGGACGGTCGAAACTGCTGAGGTCATCTTCGGCCGGCCCGCCAAGTACGTCGCGGAATCGGCCGTGATCAAAGCAAGCCTGAGAGGACTCATCTCCCCCGGCTCGGTGCTTGCGACCACCTGGCCTGGGATCATCACGGCTCCGCCGACGGCGGGCGAGGCCCCCGCTCCGACTCGCACAATCGGGCGCCACAGCCGCGATCATGCTCTCAAGTGGCCGGAAACGGCGTCTCGCTTGCTCGGAAGTTACCCGGACTCCGCGGAATACGACGTTCGAATACTGGGCGGAGCAGAAACCGCTGAAAACGTTCTGGGCGAGTTGCCCCAGAATTGGACGGTCCATGACTTCGGCTCCATCGCGCCTATGGAGTTCCTGCGCCAACTTCCCTTCTGGGTCTACCAGCATCATTCGTCCTTGACAGAGTCATTCGGAATGGCCGCTGTAGAGGCGATGGCCGCGGGCTGCGTCGTGATCATGCCGCCTTACACGCGACCGACCTTTGAGGACGGTGCCGTCTACTGCGAGGCCCAGGATGTGACTGCCACGATCGACAAGTTCATCGAAGAGCCGGAACTGTACTTCGCTCAAAGGGCGCGAGCCGTGGACTTCGTAGCCAAGCAGTTCAGCCCGGCCGCTTTCTACGCGAGAATCGACGCGCTGCTCGGCTGA
- a CDS encoding glycosyltransferase: MADDARISIVMPLFDDEKHVSAALQSCLDQTLREIEIICVDDASTDGTVGIVEQFQQRDSRITLIRQAENRSAFQARRAGIAAASAPYVLFLDGDDELDARTAQLALAAAMSTDSDVVGFGVEIVAPDGVPTRLEKALQPTFSELRTPHIVPNLFPVGEVANGHLWRYLFSTDLLRAAYDGFGEDLRFYRANDLPISFLALAQAKKYTSIPDRLYRYHFRRGTSGHRVDGTDRFAFLLSGIAPIVAIADRVQLMARESESGDSLLAAYESARLHIIANVLRYAIRDTSGSLQRACMSMMSTKVGLLDLVRAAAAFCPDALTAISAHAEAPPAPQSPQRVLLTTRRLDTGGLQNVLVDQAARLTAAGHEVTIAVLETADSQLEVPDGVEVVELTNANTLRRVDEWVALCRERSIDIVIDHHILYNEHWPWRTLAAIAIGIPTIGWLHNFALRPLFDQSNRISFLDEHLQTLLSVVTLSPTDVVFWKLRGQNQAVHLPNPPSPLAISALAGDLQPRRLAGRLELAWWGRLNATTKQVQHLVDIAAELRAREIDFRLTIVGPGSKDLSAMDVRRYAQQRGVGDAVELLGELNASELQRAVADAHLLVSTSAIEGYQLTLVEAQAMGMPVAMYDLPWLATVRGNPAVLTSQPDDPAALADLIAGLARDPERYAQLSQHAREHAQRIADVDLGLLLEQLVAGALPAEYSPAPSLAEASLLLDWSVRIGERNVKTAAAELAGTDADALRRDRDLARAQLRQITEGPSFRIGRAITKLPRRVRDLVRPAKKSSLFAGTATVVRAAVSAPPPPLRANPSIPTPGRATVPDVSFVIPVYNAEAWLEDCVTSVLAQTGIDVEVICIDDGSTDGSGRILSRLADADPRVTVIEQANSGQSVGRNRGLDAAAGRYLIYLDSDDYWPGDVAKRLVRSADESDLDLLLFDCIAFRDGDIDDKVWKRYSTYYQRAHTYREVRSGVQLMADMRRSKDYRPHVGLYMARTSFVRTQGVRFIPGIVHQDNPYTFRLMLHASRAAHESIDAYARRMRPGSTITTLNAERSARGYYLSYLEMTREMKNHRLPAQVTDPVNNIVDYVYDGARKQFALLDPAALDELRSLDLSDDAQRIFASLLESSRDA, encoded by the coding sequence GTGGCCGACGACGCGCGGATCTCCATCGTCATGCCGCTTTTCGACGATGAGAAGCATGTGTCGGCGGCTCTGCAGAGCTGTCTGGACCAGACGCTCCGTGAGATCGAGATCATCTGCGTCGACGACGCGTCGACCGACGGCACCGTCGGCATCGTGGAGCAATTCCAGCAGCGGGATTCGCGGATCACGCTGATCCGCCAGGCCGAGAACAGGTCGGCTTTCCAGGCCCGTCGGGCGGGAATAGCGGCGGCGTCCGCCCCGTACGTGCTCTTTCTCGACGGCGACGACGAACTCGACGCTCGCACCGCGCAGCTTGCTCTCGCCGCGGCGATGTCGACCGACTCCGATGTCGTCGGCTTCGGAGTCGAGATCGTCGCTCCCGACGGTGTGCCGACCCGTCTCGAGAAGGCGCTTCAGCCGACGTTCTCAGAACTGCGCACCCCGCACATCGTCCCGAACCTGTTCCCGGTCGGCGAGGTGGCGAACGGCCACCTCTGGCGGTACCTCTTCTCGACGGACCTGCTGCGCGCGGCCTACGACGGATTCGGGGAAGATCTGCGCTTCTACCGTGCGAACGACCTCCCGATCTCGTTTCTCGCACTCGCGCAGGCGAAGAAGTACACATCGATCCCGGATCGGCTCTATCGCTACCACTTCCGTCGGGGCACTAGCGGGCATCGCGTCGACGGCACGGATAGATTCGCGTTCCTGCTGAGCGGCATCGCACCCATCGTCGCGATCGCCGACCGGGTTCAGCTGATGGCGAGGGAATCCGAGTCGGGCGACTCGCTTCTGGCCGCCTACGAATCCGCGCGGCTGCACATCATCGCGAACGTGCTCCGCTATGCGATTCGCGATACCTCCGGTTCACTGCAGCGGGCGTGCATGTCGATGATGTCGACGAAAGTAGGCCTGCTCGATCTGGTGCGCGCAGCCGCGGCATTCTGCCCTGACGCTCTCACCGCGATCTCGGCGCACGCCGAAGCGCCACCGGCGCCGCAGTCTCCGCAGCGCGTGCTTCTGACGACGCGCCGGTTGGACACCGGTGGGCTTCAGAACGTGCTCGTCGACCAGGCGGCCCGGCTGACAGCCGCAGGTCATGAGGTCACGATCGCGGTGCTCGAGACTGCCGACAGCCAGCTCGAGGTGCCGGACGGCGTCGAGGTGGTGGAGCTGACGAACGCGAACACCCTCAGGCGGGTGGATGAGTGGGTCGCGCTGTGCCGGGAGCGATCGATCGACATCGTGATCGATCATCACATCCTCTACAACGAGCACTGGCCGTGGCGGACGCTCGCTGCGATCGCGATCGGCATTCCGACCATCGGCTGGTTGCACAACTTCGCCCTTCGGCCGCTCTTCGACCAGAGCAACCGCATCTCATTCCTCGACGAGCATCTGCAGACGCTCCTGTCCGTGGTGACCCTCTCGCCGACGGACGTGGTGTTCTGGAAGCTGCGAGGTCAGAACCAGGCCGTCCATCTGCCCAACCCTCCGTCGCCGCTCGCCATCAGCGCACTCGCGGGCGACCTGCAGCCGCGCCGGCTCGCCGGGCGTCTCGAACTGGCATGGTGGGGCCGGCTGAACGCCACCACCAAGCAGGTTCAGCATCTCGTCGACATCGCGGCCGAACTTCGCGCCAGAGAAATCGACTTCCGGCTGACGATCGTCGGACCTGGTTCCAAGGACCTTTCGGCGATGGACGTTCGCCGGTATGCGCAGCAGCGGGGCGTGGGCGATGCGGTGGAGCTGCTCGGCGAACTGAACGCATCTGAGTTGCAGAGGGCAGTGGCCGACGCGCATCTTCTCGTGTCGACGAGCGCGATCGAGGGCTACCAGCTGACCCTCGTCGAGGCGCAGGCGATGGGGATGCCGGTCGCCATGTACGACCTGCCCTGGCTCGCGACCGTTCGAGGCAACCCGGCGGTGCTGACGTCGCAGCCAGACGACCCGGCAGCGCTCGCCGACCTCATCGCAGGGCTTGCACGCGATCCCGAGCGGTACGCGCAGCTTTCGCAGCACGCCCGTGAACACGCGCAGCGGATCGCGGATGTCGATCTCGGCCTGCTGCTCGAGCAGCTGGTCGCCGGCGCGCTGCCCGCCGAGTACTCACCGGCCCCGAGTCTCGCCGAGGCGAGCCTGCTTCTCGACTGGTCGGTGCGAATCGGCGAGCGCAACGTGAAGACGGCTGCGGCGGAGCTCGCCGGCACCGATGCGGATGCACTGCGGCGCGACCGTGATCTGGCGCGAGCGCAGCTGAGACAGATCACCGAGGGACCGTCGTTCCGCATCGGGCGCGCGATCACGAAGCTGCCGCGCCGAGTGCGCGACCTGGTGCGCCCGGCGAAGAAGAGCTCGCTGTTCGCCGGCACCGCGACCGTCGTTCGCGCTGCGGTGTCGGCCCCACCGCCTCCCTTGCGGGCGAATCCGAGCATCCCGACGCCCGGCCGGGCGACCGTACCCGACGTGTCGTTCGTCATCCCGGTCTACAACGCCGAGGCCTGGCTCGAGGACTGCGTGACCAGTGTTCTTGCGCAGACGGGCATCGACGTCGAAGTGATCTGCATCGACGACGGCTCGACCGACGGTTCCGGCCGGATTCTGAGCAGGCTCGCTGATGCCGATCCGCGAGTGACGGTGATAGAGCAGGCGAACAGCGGGCAGTCGGTCGGTCGCAACAGAGGCCTGGATGCTGCCGCCGGGCGCTACCTCATCTATCTCGACAGCGATGACTACTGGCCGGGCGACGTGGCCAAGCGGCTGGTGCGGAGCGCGGACGAGAGCGATCTCGATCTGCTGCTGTTCGACTGCATCGCCTTCCGCGACGGTGACATCGACGACAAGGTCTGGAAGCGCTACTCGACCTACTATCAGCGCGCGCACACCTATCGAGAGGTGCGCAGCGGAGTGCAGCTGATGGCCGACATGCGCCGCAGCAAGGACTATCGACCGCACGTGGGGCTCTACATGGCGCGTACGAGCTTCGTGCGCACGCAGGGGGTGCGGTTCATCCCGGGGATCGTGCACCAGGACAACCCGTACACGTTCCGCCTGATGCTGCACGCGTCGCGCGCGGCTCACGAGAGCATCGATGCGTACGCACGTCGAATGCGTCCTGGTTCGACCATCACGACGCTGAACGCCGAGCGATCGGCGAGGGGCTACTACTTGTCGTACCTGGAGATGACACGCGAGATGAAGAACCATCGGCTGCCCGCGCAGGTGACCGATCCCGTGAACAACATCGTCGACTATGTGTACGACGGAGCACGAAAGCAGTTCGCACTGCTCGACCCGGCCGCGCTCGACGAGCTCCGGTCACTCGACCTGAGCGACGACGCGCAGCGGATCTTCGCCTCGCTCCTCGAGAGCAGCAGGGACGCATGA
- a CDS encoding polysaccharide pyruvyl transferase family protein — protein MTERRRALIVGPYKAHNFGDDLVGGILAKHLQQHGYDVSIPRLSEANSAWLGTAHAEGYDGLFESADLVVVGGGGIMSDTSGAKPGASHLQFVADAQQSGALAGSTPVVVTSVGAGPWLRDRSRKLALGVSSRADAVGVRDQESYDHLHGLGVPAEKIVLGADVALLTPEYLDFVPTRSGKLGLQFDVSAFEDVQGNPELPAIVQTLGAYARKWRKDVILIRNGRARSEIAPAAPGAELLSYTALEDFLPRLAGMRALFTSHLHLAITSYSQRIPTFSLYVREKTRRFYEQIGHPERALDLRVATVKDLKRFLAAAEKAKWTDADEATLSRLKCEAQTLVDLAN, from the coding sequence ATGACTGAAAGACGGCGCGCGCTGATCGTCGGACCGTACAAGGCGCACAACTTCGGTGACGACCTCGTCGGCGGCATCCTCGCGAAGCACCTGCAGCAGCACGGCTATGACGTCAGCATCCCTCGCCTGAGCGAGGCCAACAGCGCCTGGCTCGGCACCGCGCATGCCGAGGGCTACGACGGCCTGTTCGAGTCCGCCGACCTCGTGGTCGTCGGCGGGGGCGGCATCATGAGCGACACGTCCGGCGCCAAGCCGGGGGCCTCGCACCTGCAGTTCGTCGCCGATGCGCAGCAGTCGGGAGCGCTCGCCGGCTCGACGCCGGTCGTCGTCACGAGCGTCGGGGCAGGGCCATGGCTGCGCGATCGTTCCCGCAAGCTGGCGCTGGGAGTCTCTTCGCGCGCCGACGCGGTCGGCGTGCGCGACCAGGAGTCCTACGACCACCTGCACGGTCTGGGCGTGCCGGCCGAGAAGATCGTGCTGGGTGCGGATGTGGCCCTGCTGACGCCGGAGTACCTCGATTTCGTGCCCACTCGCAGCGGCAAGCTCGGCCTGCAGTTCGACGTGAGCGCGTTCGAAGATGTGCAGGGCAACCCGGAGCTGCCAGCTATCGTGCAGACGCTGGGGGCATATGCCCGCAAGTGGCGGAAGGACGTCATCCTCATCCGCAACGGCCGGGCACGATCAGAGATCGCCCCGGCGGCGCCCGGTGCCGAACTGCTGAGTTACACGGCGCTGGAGGACTTCCTGCCGCGTCTCGCCGGCATGCGGGCCCTGTTCACCTCGCACCTGCACCTTGCGATCACGTCGTACTCGCAGCGGATCCCGACGTTCTCGCTCTACGTGCGTGAGAAGACCCGCAGGTTCTACGAGCAGATCGGGCACCCCGAGCGAGCTCTCGACCTGCGCGTGGCCACCGTGAAGGACCTGAAGCGCTTTCTCGCCGCGGCGGAGAAGGCGAAGTGGACCGATGCTGACGAGGCGACGCTGAGCAGGCTGAAGTGCGAAGCGCAGACGCTGGTCGATCTAGCGAATTAA